The following proteins are encoded in a genomic region of Gossypium hirsutum isolate 1008001.06 chromosome D05, Gossypium_hirsutum_v2.1, whole genome shotgun sequence:
- the LOC107905841 gene encoding probable LRR receptor-like serine/threonine-protein kinase At1g07650 isoform X5 yields the protein MNRLSGPIPSYLGNITSLKYLSLENNLFSGTIPPEFGKLVNLENLTLSANYLVGKFPSFLANLSNIKELRISSNNFSGKMPDIFQSWKQLEKLEIQASGFEGPIPSSLALLHNLVELRISDLPGEGSKFPNLKNMKNMYRLILRSCNISGPIPDYVWELSRLQILDLSFNNLEGNISDTEGLTRTQYMYLTHNSLSGHIPNWLSIRDSRYQIDLSYNNFTESSDSPSCRENLNLFKSFSGGKTLGLDNCLKNFPCSKDWYSVNINCAGGATTINGIDYEGDEDLGGPAKYFPLRETWETSSTGLFWDTDVTSRDFISQNVSILRIKNSALYTTARLSPLSLTYYFRCLANGNYTVTLHFAEIVIRDNRSYQSLGRRIFDVYVQEKLELKDFNIQNEAKGVDKAVVRKIKTVVSNKTLTIRFHWAGKGTTATPRRGTYGPLISAISVDSDHKPRVLNSWEKNLKFVVAAVVSVLCLILVILGILWRKGYFQPKPSREQVLRGLDLQTGFFTFRQMQAATNNFDAANKIGEGGFGAVYKGELLDGTIIAIKKLSSKSRQGDREFLNELGMISGLQHPNVVRLYGCCVEGTQLLLVYEYMENNSLAHALFGPTESQLKLDWPTRQKICLGIAKGLTFLHEESSLKVVHRDIKTTNVLLDSDLNAKISDFGLAKFDEEENTHISTRIAGTIGYMAPEYALWGYLTYKADVYSFGIVALEIVAGKNNTKYRPEEDYVCLQDWALVLQQKGNLMELVDLRLGTEFNEEEAIRMAKVALLCTNSSPALRPTMSEVVNMLEGRTLVPELILDPSIFSDESRFGAVKDQFNRMQSRSSKTTTITQSSDSTSTVWLGSSSTLVEHQ from the exons ATGAACCGCTTATCGGGGCCAATTCCAAGCTATTTAGGAAACATAACCTCTCTAAAATATCT GAGCCTGGAGAACAACCTGTTTTCTGGAACTATTCCACCCGAGTTTGGGAAATTGGTCAACCTGGAAAACCT TACTCTTAGTGCTAACTATCTCGTCGGAAAGTTTCCCTCATTCCTGGCTAATCTGTCCAATATAAAAGAACT TAGGATTAGCAGTAACAATTTCTCTGGTAAGATGCCcgacatttttcaaagttggaagcAACTTGAGAAATT AGAGATTCAAGCTAGTGGTTTTGAAGGGCCAATTCCTTCAAGCTTAGCACTCTTGCATAACTTAGTGGAACT AAGGATCAGTGACTTACCTGGAGAGGGTTCAAAGTTTCCGaacttaaaaaatatgaaaaacatgtaCAGATT GATATTACGTAGCTGCAACATATCTGGACCAATCCCTGATTACGTATGGGAACTTTCGCGACtgcaaatttt AGATCTCAGCTTCAACAACTTGGAAGGTAACATTTCAGATACTGAAGGCCTTACAAGAACGCAATACAT GTATCTGACACACAACTCGCTTAGTGGGCACATTCCAAATTGGTTGAGTATTAGAGACAGCCGCTA CCAAATAGATCTTTCTTATAATAATTTTACTGAAAGCTCTGACTCGCCTTCTTGTCGGGAAAATCT AAATTTGTTCAAAAGCTTCTCAGGAGGCAAAACCCT AGGACTAGATAACTGCCTGAAGAACTTTCCTTGCTCAAAAG ATTGGTATTCAGTAAATATAAACTGTGCTGGAGGAGCAACAACGATTAATGGCATCGACTATGAGGGTGATGAAGACTTAGGAGGTCCAGCAAAATATTTCCCCCTCAGAGAGACTTGGGAAACTAGTAGCACGGGGCTTTTCTGGGATACCGATGTTACTTCAAGGGACTTTATATCACAAAACGTTTCCATTCTCAGAATAAAGAACTCTGCATTATACACAACAGCACGCCTCTCTCCTCTTTCTCTGACATATTACTTCCGTTGCTTAGCAAATGGAAATTATACGGTTACACTTCACTTTGCGGAGATAGTTATCAGAGACAATAGATCCTATCAAAGTCTTGGAAGGAGGATATTTGATGTTTATGTCCAG GAGAAACTAGAATTGAAAGATTTCAATATTCAAAATGAGGCAAAGGGTGTTGATAAAGCGGTTGTAAGGAAAATTAAAACGGTTGTCAGTAACAAAACTTTGACAATACGCTTTCACTGGGCTGGGAAGGGGACAACTGCAACCCCAAGAAGAGGAACATATGGGCCCTTGATATCAGCTATTTCAGTAGACTCTG ATCACAAGCCTCGAGTTCTCAATTCATGGGAAAAGAATTTGAAGTTCGTAGTGGCAGCTGTTGTTTCTGTTCTGTGCCTGATTTTGGTAATCTTAGGCATTCTATGGCGGAAAGGCTATTTTCAACCCAAGCCATCAAGGGAACAAG TCTTGAGGGGGTTAGATCTGCAGACTGGCTTTTTTACCTTCAGACAAATGCAAGCTGCTACAAACAACTTTGACGCTGCAAATAAAATTGGAGAAGGTGGTTTTGGGGCCGTCTACAAG GGCGAATTGCTTGATGGCACCATAATTGCGATTAAAAAACTTTCTTCAAAATCAAGACAAGGAGATCGagaatttttgaatgaactaGGCATGATTTCAGGATTACAACACCCAAATGTTGTTAGATTGTATGGATGTTGCGTTGAGGGAACTCAGCTGTTATTGGTATATGAATACATGGAAAATAATAGCCTTGCACATGCTTTATTCG GTCCTACAGAAAGCCAGCTGAAATTAGACTGGCCAACTAGGCAGAAAATCTGTCTTGGCATAGCAAAAGGCCTAACTTTCCTGCATGAGGAATCGAGTTTAAAAGTTGTACATCGAGACATCAAAACCACCAATGTGCTACTTGATAGCGATCTCAATGCTAAAATCTCTGACTTCGGTTTGGCCAAGTTTGATGAGGAGGAAAACACCCATATTAGCACCAGAATTGCTGGAACTAT AGGATACATGGCCCCTGAATATGCATTATGGGGCTATCTCACCTACAAGGCAGACGTTTATAGTTTTGGGATTGTTGCATTAGAGATTGTTGCTGGGAAGAACAATACAAAATATCGACCTGAAGAGGATTATGTATGCCTTCAAGATTGG GCTCTTGTTTTACAACAAAAGGGAAACTTAATGGAGCTGGTGGATCTTAGGTTGGGGACGGAGTTCAATGAAGAAGAGGCAATTAGGATGGCAAAAGTAGCCTTACTCTGCACTAATTCATCCCCAGCACTTAGACCAACCATGTCTGAAGTAGTAAACATGCTTGAAGGTCGAACCCTGGTTCCTGAATTAATCTTGGACCCAAGTATATTTTCTGATGAGTCGAGATTCGGAGCAGTAAAAGACCAATTTAATCGAATGCAATCTCGGAGTAGTAAAACCACCACGATTACTCAGTCATCGGATTCAACTTCAACAGTATGGCTTGGCTCTTCCTCAACACTTGTTGAACATCAATGA
- the LOC107905841 gene encoding probable LRR receptor-like serine/threonine-protein kinase At1g07650 isoform X4, with protein sequence MGCSEVGDTECCYEPLIGANSKLFRKHNLSKISYYIFRSLENNLFSGTIPPEFGKLVNLENLTLSANYLVGKFPSFLANLSNIKELRISSNNFSGKMPDIFQSWKQLEKLEIQASGFEGPIPSSLALLHNLVELRISDLPGEGSKFPNLKNMKNMYRLILRSCNISGPIPDYVWELSRLQILDLSFNNLEGNISDTEGLTRTQYMYLTHNSLSGHIPNWLSIRDSRYQIDLSYNNFTESSDSPSCRENLNLFKSFSGGKTLGLDNCLKNFPCSKDWYSVNINCAGGATTINGIDYEGDEDLGGPAKYFPLRETWETSSTGLFWDTDVTSRDFISQNVSILRIKNSALYTTARLSPLSLTYYFRCLANGNYTVTLHFAEIVIRDNRSYQSLGRRIFDVYVQEKLELKDFNIQNEAKGVDKAVVRKIKTVVSNKTLTIRFHWAGKGTTATPRRGTYGPLISAISVDSDHKPRVLNSWEKNLKFVVAAVVSVLCLILVILGILWRKGYFQPKPSREQVLRGLDLQTGFFTFRQMQAATNNFDAANKIGEGGFGAVYKGELLDGTIIAIKKLSSKSRQGDREFLNELGMISGLQHPNVVRLYGCCVEGTQLLLVYEYMENNSLAHALFGPTESQLKLDWPTRQKICLGIAKGLTFLHEESSLKVVHRDIKTTNVLLDSDLNAKISDFGLAKFDEEENTHISTRIAGTIGYMAPEYALWGYLTYKADVYSFGIVALEIVAGKNNTKYRPEEDYVCLQDWALVLQQKGNLMELVDLRLGTEFNEEEAIRMAKVALLCTNSSPALRPTMSEVVNMLEGRTLVPELILDPSIFSDESRFGAVKDQFNRMQSRSSKTTTITQSSDSTSTVWLGSSSTLVEHQ encoded by the exons ATGGGCTGCTCTGAAGTTGGAGACACT GAATGTTGCTATGAACCGCTTATCGGGGCCAATTCCAAGCTATTTAGGAAACATAACCTCTCTAAAATATCT TATTATATTTTCAGGAGCCTGGAGAACAACCTGTTTTCTGGAACTATTCCACCCGAGTTTGGGAAATTGGTCAACCTGGAAAACCT TACTCTTAGTGCTAACTATCTCGTCGGAAAGTTTCCCTCATTCCTGGCTAATCTGTCCAATATAAAAGAACT TAGGATTAGCAGTAACAATTTCTCTGGTAAGATGCCcgacatttttcaaagttggaagcAACTTGAGAAATT AGAGATTCAAGCTAGTGGTTTTGAAGGGCCAATTCCTTCAAGCTTAGCACTCTTGCATAACTTAGTGGAACT AAGGATCAGTGACTTACCTGGAGAGGGTTCAAAGTTTCCGaacttaaaaaatatgaaaaacatgtaCAGATT GATATTACGTAGCTGCAACATATCTGGACCAATCCCTGATTACGTATGGGAACTTTCGCGACtgcaaatttt AGATCTCAGCTTCAACAACTTGGAAGGTAACATTTCAGATACTGAAGGCCTTACAAGAACGCAATACAT GTATCTGACACACAACTCGCTTAGTGGGCACATTCCAAATTGGTTGAGTATTAGAGACAGCCGCTA CCAAATAGATCTTTCTTATAATAATTTTACTGAAAGCTCTGACTCGCCTTCTTGTCGGGAAAATCT AAATTTGTTCAAAAGCTTCTCAGGAGGCAAAACCCT AGGACTAGATAACTGCCTGAAGAACTTTCCTTGCTCAAAAG ATTGGTATTCAGTAAATATAAACTGTGCTGGAGGAGCAACAACGATTAATGGCATCGACTATGAGGGTGATGAAGACTTAGGAGGTCCAGCAAAATATTTCCCCCTCAGAGAGACTTGGGAAACTAGTAGCACGGGGCTTTTCTGGGATACCGATGTTACTTCAAGGGACTTTATATCACAAAACGTTTCCATTCTCAGAATAAAGAACTCTGCATTATACACAACAGCACGCCTCTCTCCTCTTTCTCTGACATATTACTTCCGTTGCTTAGCAAATGGAAATTATACGGTTACACTTCACTTTGCGGAGATAGTTATCAGAGACAATAGATCCTATCAAAGTCTTGGAAGGAGGATATTTGATGTTTATGTCCAG GAGAAACTAGAATTGAAAGATTTCAATATTCAAAATGAGGCAAAGGGTGTTGATAAAGCGGTTGTAAGGAAAATTAAAACGGTTGTCAGTAACAAAACTTTGACAATACGCTTTCACTGGGCTGGGAAGGGGACAACTGCAACCCCAAGAAGAGGAACATATGGGCCCTTGATATCAGCTATTTCAGTAGACTCTG ATCACAAGCCTCGAGTTCTCAATTCATGGGAAAAGAATTTGAAGTTCGTAGTGGCAGCTGTTGTTTCTGTTCTGTGCCTGATTTTGGTAATCTTAGGCATTCTATGGCGGAAAGGCTATTTTCAACCCAAGCCATCAAGGGAACAAG TCTTGAGGGGGTTAGATCTGCAGACTGGCTTTTTTACCTTCAGACAAATGCAAGCTGCTACAAACAACTTTGACGCTGCAAATAAAATTGGAGAAGGTGGTTTTGGGGCCGTCTACAAG GGCGAATTGCTTGATGGCACCATAATTGCGATTAAAAAACTTTCTTCAAAATCAAGACAAGGAGATCGagaatttttgaatgaactaGGCATGATTTCAGGATTACAACACCCAAATGTTGTTAGATTGTATGGATGTTGCGTTGAGGGAACTCAGCTGTTATTGGTATATGAATACATGGAAAATAATAGCCTTGCACATGCTTTATTCG GTCCTACAGAAAGCCAGCTGAAATTAGACTGGCCAACTAGGCAGAAAATCTGTCTTGGCATAGCAAAAGGCCTAACTTTCCTGCATGAGGAATCGAGTTTAAAAGTTGTACATCGAGACATCAAAACCACCAATGTGCTACTTGATAGCGATCTCAATGCTAAAATCTCTGACTTCGGTTTGGCCAAGTTTGATGAGGAGGAAAACACCCATATTAGCACCAGAATTGCTGGAACTAT AGGATACATGGCCCCTGAATATGCATTATGGGGCTATCTCACCTACAAGGCAGACGTTTATAGTTTTGGGATTGTTGCATTAGAGATTGTTGCTGGGAAGAACAATACAAAATATCGACCTGAAGAGGATTATGTATGCCTTCAAGATTGG GCTCTTGTTTTACAACAAAAGGGAAACTTAATGGAGCTGGTGGATCTTAGGTTGGGGACGGAGTTCAATGAAGAAGAGGCAATTAGGATGGCAAAAGTAGCCTTACTCTGCACTAATTCATCCCCAGCACTTAGACCAACCATGTCTGAAGTAGTAAACATGCTTGAAGGTCGAACCCTGGTTCCTGAATTAATCTTGGACCCAAGTATATTTTCTGATGAGTCGAGATTCGGAGCAGTAAAAGACCAATTTAATCGAATGCAATCTCGGAGTAGTAAAACCACCACGATTACTCAGTCATCGGATTCAACTTCAACAGTATGGCTTGGCTCTTCCTCAACACTTGTTGAACATCAATGA
- the LOC107905841 gene encoding probable LRR receptor-like serine/threonine-protein kinase At1g07650 isoform X1 → MTVHVRRLLHFTKINMGRLATRPSTMKILFGFMILTVLMLICMEPNQVEAQVEPPYPPDYEVRALREIATELGKKDWNYNENPCNNKSSWFTPPPPPNVPEAINNSTVTCNCSFPNGKCHIDGIYLLGQDLDGVLPRSLVKLSYIKVLVLYLNYLNGKIPREWAALKLETLNVAMNRLSGPIPSYLGNITSLKYLSLENNLFSGTIPPEFGKLVNLENLTLSANYLVGKFPSFLANLSNIKELRISSNNFSGKMPDIFQSWKQLEKLEIQASGFEGPIPSSLALLHNLVELRISDLPGEGSKFPNLKNMKNMYRLILRSCNISGPIPDYVWELSRLQILDLSFNNLEGNISDTEGLTRTQYMYLTHNSLSGHIPNWLSIRDSRYQIDLSYNNFTESSDSPSCRENLNLFKSFSGGKTLGLDNCLKNFPCSKDWYSVNINCAGGATTINGIDYEGDEDLGGPAKYFPLRETWETSSTGLFWDTDVTSRDFISQNVSILRIKNSALYTTARLSPLSLTYYFRCLANGNYTVTLHFAEIVIRDNRSYQSLGRRIFDVYVQEKLELKDFNIQNEAKGVDKAVVRKIKTVVSNKTLTIRFHWAGKGTTATPRRGTYGPLISAISVDSDHKPRVLNSWEKNLKFVVAAVVSVLCLILVILGILWRKGYFQPKPSREQVLRGLDLQTGFFTFRQMQAATNNFDAANKIGEGGFGAVYKGELLDGTIIAIKKLSSKSRQGDREFLNELGMISGLQHPNVVRLYGCCVEGTQLLLVYEYMENNSLAHALFGPTESQLKLDWPTRQKICLGIAKGLTFLHEESSLKVVHRDIKTTNVLLDSDLNAKISDFGLAKFDEEENTHISTRIAGTIGYMAPEYALWGYLTYKADVYSFGIVALEIVAGKNNTKYRPEEDYVCLQDWALVLQQKGNLMELVDLRLGTEFNEEEAIRMAKVALLCTNSSPALRPTMSEVVNMLEGRTLVPELILDPSIFSDESRFGAVKDQFNRMQSRSSKTTTITQSSDSTSTVWLGSSSTLVEHQ, encoded by the exons ATGACTGTCCATGTAAGAAGATTGCTTCATTTCACTAAGATAAACATGGGCAGACTTGCTACACGTCCTTCAACCATGAAAATACTCTTTGGGTTCATGATTCTTACAGTCTTGATGCTCATTTGCATGGAACCAAACCAAGTTGAAGCCCAAGTGGAGCCGCCCTATCCTCCAGATTATGAAG TAAGAGCTCTTCGTGAGATAGCAACAGAACTTGGGAAGAAGGATTGGAATTACAATGAAAACCCTTGCAACAATAAGTCAAGTTGGTTTACTCCACCGCCGCCGCCAAATGTGCCTGAGGCCATTAACAACAGTACTGTCACCTGCAATTGCTCCTTCCCCAATGGTAAATGTCATATTGATGGCAT CTACCTTTTGGGGCAGGATCTTGATGGTGTTCTACCACGCTCACTTGTCAAGCTATCATATATTAAAGTATT GGTACTATATCTCAACTATCTTAATGGCAAAATACCACGTGAATGGGCTGCTCTGAAGTTGGAGACACT GAATGTTGCTATGAACCGCTTATCGGGGCCAATTCCAAGCTATTTAGGAAACATAACCTCTCTAAAATATCT GAGCCTGGAGAACAACCTGTTTTCTGGAACTATTCCACCCGAGTTTGGGAAATTGGTCAACCTGGAAAACCT TACTCTTAGTGCTAACTATCTCGTCGGAAAGTTTCCCTCATTCCTGGCTAATCTGTCCAATATAAAAGAACT TAGGATTAGCAGTAACAATTTCTCTGGTAAGATGCCcgacatttttcaaagttggaagcAACTTGAGAAATT AGAGATTCAAGCTAGTGGTTTTGAAGGGCCAATTCCTTCAAGCTTAGCACTCTTGCATAACTTAGTGGAACT AAGGATCAGTGACTTACCTGGAGAGGGTTCAAAGTTTCCGaacttaaaaaatatgaaaaacatgtaCAGATT GATATTACGTAGCTGCAACATATCTGGACCAATCCCTGATTACGTATGGGAACTTTCGCGACtgcaaatttt AGATCTCAGCTTCAACAACTTGGAAGGTAACATTTCAGATACTGAAGGCCTTACAAGAACGCAATACAT GTATCTGACACACAACTCGCTTAGTGGGCACATTCCAAATTGGTTGAGTATTAGAGACAGCCGCTA CCAAATAGATCTTTCTTATAATAATTTTACTGAAAGCTCTGACTCGCCTTCTTGTCGGGAAAATCT AAATTTGTTCAAAAGCTTCTCAGGAGGCAAAACCCT AGGACTAGATAACTGCCTGAAGAACTTTCCTTGCTCAAAAG ATTGGTATTCAGTAAATATAAACTGTGCTGGAGGAGCAACAACGATTAATGGCATCGACTATGAGGGTGATGAAGACTTAGGAGGTCCAGCAAAATATTTCCCCCTCAGAGAGACTTGGGAAACTAGTAGCACGGGGCTTTTCTGGGATACCGATGTTACTTCAAGGGACTTTATATCACAAAACGTTTCCATTCTCAGAATAAAGAACTCTGCATTATACACAACAGCACGCCTCTCTCCTCTTTCTCTGACATATTACTTCCGTTGCTTAGCAAATGGAAATTATACGGTTACACTTCACTTTGCGGAGATAGTTATCAGAGACAATAGATCCTATCAAAGTCTTGGAAGGAGGATATTTGATGTTTATGTCCAG GAGAAACTAGAATTGAAAGATTTCAATATTCAAAATGAGGCAAAGGGTGTTGATAAAGCGGTTGTAAGGAAAATTAAAACGGTTGTCAGTAACAAAACTTTGACAATACGCTTTCACTGGGCTGGGAAGGGGACAACTGCAACCCCAAGAAGAGGAACATATGGGCCCTTGATATCAGCTATTTCAGTAGACTCTG ATCACAAGCCTCGAGTTCTCAATTCATGGGAAAAGAATTTGAAGTTCGTAGTGGCAGCTGTTGTTTCTGTTCTGTGCCTGATTTTGGTAATCTTAGGCATTCTATGGCGGAAAGGCTATTTTCAACCCAAGCCATCAAGGGAACAAG TCTTGAGGGGGTTAGATCTGCAGACTGGCTTTTTTACCTTCAGACAAATGCAAGCTGCTACAAACAACTTTGACGCTGCAAATAAAATTGGAGAAGGTGGTTTTGGGGCCGTCTACAAG GGCGAATTGCTTGATGGCACCATAATTGCGATTAAAAAACTTTCTTCAAAATCAAGACAAGGAGATCGagaatttttgaatgaactaGGCATGATTTCAGGATTACAACACCCAAATGTTGTTAGATTGTATGGATGTTGCGTTGAGGGAACTCAGCTGTTATTGGTATATGAATACATGGAAAATAATAGCCTTGCACATGCTTTATTCG GTCCTACAGAAAGCCAGCTGAAATTAGACTGGCCAACTAGGCAGAAAATCTGTCTTGGCATAGCAAAAGGCCTAACTTTCCTGCATGAGGAATCGAGTTTAAAAGTTGTACATCGAGACATCAAAACCACCAATGTGCTACTTGATAGCGATCTCAATGCTAAAATCTCTGACTTCGGTTTGGCCAAGTTTGATGAGGAGGAAAACACCCATATTAGCACCAGAATTGCTGGAACTAT AGGATACATGGCCCCTGAATATGCATTATGGGGCTATCTCACCTACAAGGCAGACGTTTATAGTTTTGGGATTGTTGCATTAGAGATTGTTGCTGGGAAGAACAATACAAAATATCGACCTGAAGAGGATTATGTATGCCTTCAAGATTGG GCTCTTGTTTTACAACAAAAGGGAAACTTAATGGAGCTGGTGGATCTTAGGTTGGGGACGGAGTTCAATGAAGAAGAGGCAATTAGGATGGCAAAAGTAGCCTTACTCTGCACTAATTCATCCCCAGCACTTAGACCAACCATGTCTGAAGTAGTAAACATGCTTGAAGGTCGAACCCTGGTTCCTGAATTAATCTTGGACCCAAGTATATTTTCTGATGAGTCGAGATTCGGAGCAGTAAAAGACCAATTTAATCGAATGCAATCTCGGAGTAGTAAAACCACCACGATTACTCAGTCATCGGATTCAACTTCAACAGTATGGCTTGGCTCTTCCTCAACACTTGTTGAACATCAATGA